The following are from one region of the Paenalkalicoccus suaedae genome:
- a CDS encoding nucleoside recognition domain-containing protein — MINVIWIVMILIGVGYAGLTGTMENVNAAIMTSSKDAVSLCIAFIGILAFWLGIMNIAERAGLIHMIGGILRPLLVRIFPDIPPKHPALGYIVSNISANMLGLGNAATPMGIKAMQSLKELGGNSDEATPSMVTLLAINTASITLIPTTVIAIRSEYGAANPTDIILATILATTVSTTAALTIDRFFRWKRGIV; from the coding sequence ATGATTAATGTTATTTGGATTGTCATGATCTTAATCGGCGTAGGGTACGCAGGATTAACCGGAACAATGGAGAATGTAAATGCTGCCATTATGACGAGCTCTAAAGATGCTGTCAGCCTTTGTATCGCGTTTATAGGCATACTTGCTTTTTGGCTTGGAATCATGAATATCGCAGAACGAGCTGGACTTATACACATGATTGGAGGTATATTAAGACCTTTATTAGTTCGCATATTCCCAGATATTCCTCCAAAGCATCCTGCTCTCGGATACATAGTCTCAAATATTAGTGCGAATATGCTTGGCTTAGGGAATGCTGCGACACCTATGGGAATTAAAGCGATGCAGTCATTAAAAGAACTTGGTGGGAATAGCGATGAAGCAACTCCATCTATGGTCACGTTGCTTGCTATAAATACAGCAAGCATTACGTTAATTCCTACCACGGTGATCGCCATTAGGTCGGAATATGGTGCTGCAAACCCAACCGATATCATTTTAGCGACAATTTTAGCCACAACAGTGTCTACGACAGCCGCTCTCACAATTGATCGCTTTTTTAGGTGGAAGCGAGGTATTGTATGA
- a CDS encoding spore maturation protein, whose translation MSAAWLIPLIVSGILLLALKKRLPAYELFVEGAKEGVDLSFRLIPFIVGMSVAIAVLRESGALFAFGSMLSPILSFIGVPEEVVPLALMRPISGSGALAITADLNKTYGPDSFIATVASVMQGSTDTTLYVLTVYFGAVGIKKMGHALKVGLLADLSGMIAAIIIVSYLFT comes from the coding sequence ATGAGTGCAGCTTGGTTAATTCCACTCATCGTAAGCGGAATTCTATTATTAGCGCTTAAAAAGCGATTGCCTGCATACGAGCTCTTTGTAGAAGGTGCTAAAGAAGGGGTCGATCTCTCTTTTCGGCTCATCCCTTTTATAGTGGGGATGAGTGTTGCCATTGCCGTTTTAAGAGAGTCGGGTGCATTATTTGCTTTTGGGAGCATGCTATCACCAATTCTTAGCTTTATCGGAGTGCCAGAAGAAGTGGTACCTCTTGCGCTAATGCGACCTATTTCAGGGTCAGGTGCGCTTGCTATTACAGCAGATCTTAATAAAACGTACGGTCCAGACTCGTTTATTGCCACAGTTGCTTCTGTTATGCAAGGGAGTACAGATACCACACTATATGTCTTAACCGTATACTTTGGAGCGGTAGGAATTAAAAAAATGGGACATGCATTAAAGGTTGGACTGTTAGCTGACTTGTCCGGAATGATTGCGGCTATTATCATCGTTAGCTATTTATTTACGTAA
- a CDS encoding pseudouridine synthase, giving the protein MERVQKVIANAGIASRRKAEELITKGRVSVNGVQITELGTKVDPMQDEVSVDGVPIHKEEPVYYLLYKPTGVISSVSDDKNRKVVTDFLPTESRIYPIGRLDYDTSGLILLTNDGDFANILMHPKYRINKTYVAKVEGVPEREDLKKLQHGIKLDDRKTSPAKVKIVKQDRTKGTAILEITIHEGRNRQVRRMLEAIGHPVIKLKREQYGFLTLHGLNAGEYRELKPHEVKKLRELAVT; this is encoded by the coding sequence ATGGAACGTGTACAAAAGGTTATTGCAAACGCAGGAATAGCGTCAAGGCGTAAAGCGGAAGAGCTAATTACAAAAGGAAGAGTCTCAGTAAATGGTGTTCAAATCACAGAGCTTGGTACAAAAGTAGATCCAATGCAGGATGAAGTGAGCGTAGACGGTGTACCTATTCATAAGGAGGAGCCTGTTTATTATCTTCTTTATAAGCCAACAGGCGTCATTTCTTCTGTTAGCGATGATAAAAATCGTAAGGTCGTAACGGATTTCCTTCCAACTGAAAGCAGAATTTATCCAATTGGAAGACTAGACTATGATACGTCTGGATTAATTTTACTTACAAATGATGGCGATTTTGCTAACATACTGATGCACCCAAAGTATCGCATTAATAAAACGTATGTAGCAAAGGTAGAAGGTGTGCCTGAACGTGAAGATTTAAAAAAGTTGCAGCACGGGATTAAACTCGATGATCGCAAAACGTCTCCAGCTAAAGTAAAGATTGTTAAACAGGATAGAACAAAAGGAACCGCAATTTTAGAAATCACGATTCATGAAGGAAGAAATAGACAGGTAAGACGTATGCTAGAGGCTATTGGTCATCCAGTTATTAAGTTAAAGCGTGAGCAATATGGCTTTTTAACGCTTCATGGATTAAACGCTGGAGAGTATAGAGAGCTTAAGCCTCATGAGGTGAAAAAGCTACGTGAATTAGCCGTCACATAA
- the resA gene encoding thiol-disulfide oxidoreductase ResA yields MKKRRLWIRSSILFVMVLAIGYTFYNHFSEDRGLVDAGDFAPNFVLEDLDGNRLELSDLQGQGVYVNFWATYCTYCRDKMGYLQEVHDEYAEKGVQIVNINVDETTLQVERHKQRYGLDYPLYIDRNMLVGNAYGVAVLPSVFLIDETGEVVEHEVGGKTREHVLASLDDLVPSSN; encoded by the coding sequence ATGAAAAAACGTAGACTGTGGATTCGCTCCTCGATCCTATTTGTTATGGTTCTAGCAATTGGCTACACGTTTTACAACCACTTTTCTGAAGATAGAGGGTTAGTAGATGCAGGCGATTTTGCACCTAACTTTGTATTAGAGGATTTAGATGGTAATCGGCTAGAGCTCTCTGACCTACAAGGACAGGGTGTGTATGTAAACTTCTGGGCGACGTATTGTACGTACTGTAGAGATAAAATGGGTTATTTGCAGGAAGTCCATGATGAGTATGCAGAGAAGGGCGTCCAAATTGTCAATATTAACGTTGACGAGACAACACTACAAGTAGAACGACATAAACAACGTTATGGGTTAGATTACCCGCTTTATATTGATCGAAATATGCTCGTTGGGAACGCATACGGTGTAGCGGTCCTTCCTTCTGTGTTTTTAATTGATGAGACAGGAGAGGTTGTTGAGCATGAGGTGGGAGGAAAAACAAGAGAGCACGTTTTAGCATCTCTTGATGACCTAGTACCTAGTAGCAATTAA
- the resB gene encoding cytochrome c biogenesis protein ResB: MEKVKCECGHVNPYGTYLCGSCGKPLIDEGKLANMRYEGVARRSQTYKKSIVDKVWNFFSSVKVGIWIIVLLLVTSSFGTLFPQEMYIPPGEDPTVYYSQEYGVAGQIYYQLGFHNLYSSWWYMLLIAALGVSLVIASLDRAVPLYKALKKQRVTRHEAFLKKQRVFGEAEASVSQDDQFEQAKQILKDKRYKLKEENGNLLAEKGRFSRWGPYVNHVGLIIFLIGGMLRFFPGMYLDDYIWVREGETEVIRGTDGEYFLRNNEFFIELYDEEDEMFADAIARQGSPVVQTFQTSATLLKRSNEGALGSETELEEIRDHDIRVNEPLTFEGISLYQVDYRLNELSSFTFTLENEDVAPEILEEVVFEVDLNDPQMFYEFDNGYQVEIIEYFPNFIIDDNREPTTLNRIPDNPRIIFEVFPPGVDPLDENSEGEISLIGLQVNEELNGENDHTIRMADFELVDVTGLTVRRDHTLPVLIAGGAIFMVGLIQGSYWHHRRIWVQRKNGKVMIAGHANKNWHALKNDISFLSEKTGLPDVVDQSEEKEAHDNKEEVNDQHGPTK, encoded by the coding sequence ATGGAGAAAGTAAAATGTGAGTGTGGGCATGTTAACCCATACGGTACGTATTTATGCGGCTCCTGCGGGAAGCCCTTGATTGATGAGGGAAAGCTTGCAAACATGCGCTACGAAGGTGTTGCAAGACGTTCTCAAACATATAAAAAATCAATCGTTGATAAAGTGTGGAATTTCTTTTCATCTGTAAAAGTCGGAATCTGGATTATTGTCCTTTTACTTGTTACCTCTTCCTTTGGGACGTTGTTCCCTCAAGAGATGTATATTCCACCGGGCGAAGATCCTACGGTCTATTACTCTCAAGAATATGGAGTAGCGGGTCAGATTTATTATCAGCTTGGATTCCATAATTTGTATAGCTCATGGTGGTACATGCTACTCATTGCTGCACTAGGAGTGTCGCTCGTTATTGCTTCTTTGGACCGAGCAGTTCCGCTTTATAAAGCGCTTAAAAAGCAGCGTGTCACACGTCACGAAGCGTTTCTTAAAAAGCAACGCGTATTCGGTGAGGCAGAGGCTTCTGTGTCTCAGGATGATCAGTTTGAGCAGGCAAAACAGATACTTAAAGATAAGCGCTATAAGCTAAAAGAGGAGAACGGAAACCTTCTTGCTGAAAAAGGACGATTCTCTAGATGGGGTCCGTATGTAAACCACGTTGGTCTTATTATCTTTTTAATTGGTGGCATGCTTCGTTTCTTCCCAGGGATGTATTTAGATGATTACATTTGGGTGCGTGAGGGAGAAACAGAAGTAATACGTGGAACGGACGGAGAGTACTTCTTACGCAATAACGAATTCTTTATCGAATTGTATGATGAAGAAGACGAGATGTTTGCAGATGCAATAGCGAGACAAGGGTCTCCTGTTGTTCAAACCTTCCAAACATCCGCTACACTTTTAAAGCGTTCAAATGAAGGCGCACTAGGAAGTGAGACGGAGCTTGAAGAAATTCGAGATCACGACATTCGTGTCAACGAACCACTAACATTTGAAGGGATTTCTCTCTATCAGGTTGATTATCGTTTAAATGAGCTCTCAAGCTTTACTTTTACGCTCGAAAATGAAGATGTCGCACCTGAGATTTTAGAAGAAGTAGTGTTTGAAGTGGATTTAAATGACCCACAAATGTTTTATGAGTTTGATAATGGCTATCAAGTAGAGATTATTGAGTATTTCCCTAACTTTATTATCGATGACAATAGAGAACCAACTACGCTTAACCGTATTCCTGACAATCCTCGAATTATTTTTGAGGTATTCCCACCTGGCGTCGATCCGTTAGATGAGAATTCAGAGGGAGAGATTAGTTTAATAGGTCTTCAAGTCAATGAAGAGCTAAATGGTGAAAACGATCATACAATTCGAATGGCTGATTTTGAATTAGTAGACGTCACCGGGTTAACGGTTCGACGTGACCATACCCTTCCAGTATTAATTGCTGGGGGAGCAATTTTTATGGTTGGACTTATCCAAGGGTCTTATTGGCATCACAGACGTATATGGGTGCAACGTAAAAACGGTAAAGTCATGATCGCTGGTCACGCCAATAAGAACTGGCATGCACTAAAGAATGATATTTCTTTCCTTTCCGAAAAAACTGGATTACCAGATGTCGTTGATCAATCGGAAGAAAAGGAAGCCCACGACAATAAAGAAGAGGTGAATGATCAGCATGGTCCAACTAAGTAG
- the ccsB gene encoding c-type cytochrome biogenesis protein CcsB, with amino-acid sequence MVQLSSTLLYVAFGLYLAATIFFAVSITGKKFKNRQGQEKNIAGLLGYITALLGLISAVSYFIIRWIAVGYAPVSNMFEYTTALAIAMSLAFVIIYPIYKANSLGLITMPIVMLIIAYGSMFPRDVQPLIPALQSDWLAIHVITTAIGQGILSIGFAGGLLYLIIVTDFKKLTKKVIGVEFILFACIGALAYVLLGIGFGAADYEAKFAYVNELEQEDTMTYPMPPLVGPYEGELISEQGMNPLFNAPAVIRSNDLNTVLWSIIGGIILYAALRLIFRKPVGGLIQPAVRNVKPNTVDEISYRAIAIGFPVFTLGGLIFAMIWAQIAWTRFWGWDPKEVWALITFLFYAVYLHLRLSRGWQGEKSAWLCVIGFALIMFNLIFVNLVIAGLHSYAAMF; translated from the coding sequence ATGGTCCAACTAAGTAGTACACTATTATATGTAGCATTTGGTCTTTACTTAGCGGCAACGATCTTTTTTGCCGTATCTATTACGGGAAAAAAGTTTAAAAACCGTCAAGGTCAAGAAAAGAACATAGCCGGTTTATTAGGCTACATTACTGCCTTACTAGGGCTTATTTCTGCAGTATCGTATTTTATTATAAGGTGGATCGCTGTAGGGTATGCCCCAGTTAGTAATATGTTTGAATATACAACGGCATTAGCCATTGCAATGTCTTTAGCGTTTGTTATTATTTACCCAATTTATAAAGCAAATTCGTTAGGTTTAATTACAATGCCTATTGTGATGCTTATTATTGCGTATGGATCTATGTTCCCACGAGACGTGCAACCGCTTATTCCGGCTCTTCAATCTGATTGGCTTGCTATTCACGTTATTACAACAGCAATTGGGCAAGGGATTCTTTCAATTGGATTTGCTGGAGGATTGCTGTACCTGATTATTGTCACTGACTTTAAGAAATTGACGAAAAAAGTGATTGGGGTAGAGTTTATCCTCTTTGCATGTATCGGAGCTTTAGCCTACGTCCTTTTAGGTATTGGCTTTGGAGCGGCCGACTACGAGGCGAAGTTCGCATATGTGAACGAGTTAGAGCAAGAAGATACGATGACGTATCCGATGCCGCCGCTTGTCGGACCTTACGAAGGGGAGCTTATTTCCGAGCAGGGAATGAACCCATTATTTAATGCGCCGGCGGTCATTCGTAGTAACGATTTAAACACGGTTCTCTGGTCTATTATAGGAGGGATCATTTTATACGCAGCACTAAGGCTTATCTTCAGAAAGCCTGTTGGTGGACTTATTCAGCCAGCTGTGCGAAATGTGAAGCCAAACACAGTGGATGAAATTAGCTATCGAGCAATTGCAATTGGATTCCCGGTATTCACGTTAGGTGGACTTATTTTTGCCATGATTTGGGCGCAAATTGCATGGACGCGCTTCTGGGGATGGGATCCAAAAGAAGTATGGGCACTTATCACCTTCTTATTCTATGCCGTTTACCTTCACTTACGACTCTCGCGAGGCTGGCAGGGTGAAAAGAGTGCGTGGCTATGTGTAATCGGTTTTGCACTCATCATGTTTAACTTAATATTTGTCAATCTTGTAATAGCAGGACTTCACTCTTATGCAGCAATGTTTTAA
- a CDS encoding response regulator transcription factor, with protein MTPKTKILVVDDEERIRRLLRMYLEKENYAVEDAENGEIALSLALKNEYDLIVLDLMMPGMDGIEVCEEIRKQKATPIIMLTAKGEEANRVQGFEAGTDDYIVKPFSPREVVLRVKALLRRSSSTKFLQTETKTKELYSFPHLTIDDEAHKVTVNDQLINLTPKEYELLLYFAQAPDKVFARETLLKEVWNYEFFGDLRTVDTHVKRLREKLSQVEPHASEMIKTVWGVGYKFEVDES; from the coding sequence ATGACACCTAAAACAAAAATATTAGTTGTAGATGATGAAGAAAGAATTCGTCGTCTCTTGCGTATGTATTTAGAAAAAGAAAATTATGCTGTTGAAGATGCAGAAAACGGGGAAATCGCACTATCCTTAGCACTAAAAAATGAGTACGATTTAATCGTGCTCGACTTAATGATGCCAGGCATGGACGGGATCGAAGTGTGTGAAGAGATTAGAAAGCAAAAAGCGACTCCAATTATTATGCTTACTGCGAAAGGAGAAGAAGCCAACCGAGTTCAAGGCTTTGAAGCAGGAACTGATGACTATATCGTAAAACCTTTTAGCCCTCGTGAAGTGGTTCTTCGTGTGAAAGCGCTTCTACGAAGGTCCTCGTCGACGAAGTTTTTACAAACCGAGACAAAAACAAAAGAGCTATATTCGTTCCCACATTTAACAATTGATGATGAGGCACATAAAGTTACAGTTAACGACCAGTTAATTAATTTAACACCTAAAGAGTACGAACTTCTCTTATATTTTGCTCAGGCCCCAGATAAAGTCTTTGCGCGTGAAACGTTATTAAAAGAAGTGTGGAACTATGAATTTTTTGGTGACTTACGCACAGTTGATACTCACGTCAAAAGACTTCGTGAAAAGCTCAGTCAAGTAGAACCACATGCTTCCGAAATGATTAAAACCGTTTGGGGAGTTGGCTATAAATTTGAGGTCGACGAGAGCTAA
- a CDS encoding ATP-binding protein: MMFWRSVVGKLWFTILLLVSVVLLVLTFLLLQSFEQFHTEHAEQELLNHANLMASFLADEEMDEAAFQMSQTIAETYGAKSVIVFEDEEFWYTSHEDIEEIPLSFFIENPELSQVLTTRESAVTQGDYTVTSRDEHDEVMIVGVPVDFTSGEEGAIYLYQPLTVVEEASNQTKQIIYVSAGVAIILTTIFAFFLTTRITAPLRRMRKASLEVAKGNFDAKVPIQTKDEIGLLAIAFNRMARTLHTNLHALSQEKEQLSRILSSMADGVITLDRNGKVMVTNPPAREFIDAWRYDSKAPHGEYPSVLHDLYCKVVQNEREEVAEVMIQGRSWVILMTPLYDNHDVRGAVAVVRDMTEERQHDKLRKDFIANVSHELRTPISMLQGYSEAIVDDIASSDDEKKEFAQIIHDESLRIGRLVNEFLDLARMEAGYIRLEKEPIDVEAFVTKIKRKFQVVAKEQQIELQAYSQHLPKPLIADSDRLEQVVTNLIDNAIRHTYNNGKVYFHIEGTDKNVIIEVVDTGVGIPEADLPFVFERFYKTDKARTRGNAGTGLGLAIVKNLVEAHHGKVAVRSKMNEGTTFTVTLPYETERGLSE, from the coding sequence ATGATGTTTTGGAGAAGCGTAGTAGGAAAGCTATGGTTTACGATTTTGCTACTCGTGTCAGTCGTACTGCTAGTATTAACGTTTTTACTCCTACAGTCCTTTGAGCAGTTTCATACAGAGCATGCGGAGCAGGAACTCCTCAACCATGCTAACTTAATGGCCTCCTTTTTAGCGGATGAGGAGATGGATGAAGCAGCATTCCAGATGAGTCAGACAATAGCAGAGACGTATGGCGCTAAATCTGTCATTGTTTTTGAAGATGAAGAATTTTGGTATACATCTCATGAGGATATCGAGGAGATTCCACTATCTTTCTTTATCGAAAATCCGGAGCTCTCGCAGGTGCTCACAACTCGTGAGTCCGCGGTTACTCAAGGAGATTACACCGTTACTTCTCGAGATGAACATGATGAAGTTATGATAGTAGGCGTTCCTGTCGATTTTACGAGTGGGGAAGAGGGAGCTATCTATTTGTATCAGCCTTTAACGGTTGTAGAAGAAGCATCTAATCAAACAAAGCAAATCATTTATGTTTCTGCTGGAGTAGCGATTATCTTAACAACGATTTTTGCCTTTTTCTTAACAACACGAATTACAGCGCCACTTAGACGCATGCGTAAAGCTTCTCTAGAGGTTGCTAAGGGTAATTTTGATGCGAAGGTACCTATTCAAACGAAGGATGAGATTGGACTATTAGCAATCGCATTCAACCGAATGGCACGTACGCTTCATACAAACCTACATGCGTTAAGTCAGGAAAAAGAGCAGCTATCGAGAATTTTAAGCTCTATGGCCGACGGTGTTATTACGTTAGATCGTAATGGGAAGGTTATGGTCACAAATCCTCCTGCGCGGGAGTTTATTGACGCCTGGAGATATGATTCTAAAGCGCCTCATGGGGAATATCCAAGTGTCTTACATGATTTATATTGTAAGGTCGTTCAAAACGAACGGGAAGAGGTGGCAGAAGTAATGATTCAGGGTAGAAGCTGGGTTATTTTAATGACTCCACTTTATGATAATCATGACGTACGTGGAGCTGTTGCAGTTGTACGCGATATGACCGAGGAGAGACAGCACGATAAACTACGCAAGGATTTCATTGCAAACGTGTCTCACGAGCTACGTACACCTATTTCTATGCTCCAAGGCTACAGTGAAGCCATTGTAGACGATATCGCCTCAAGCGATGATGAGAAAAAAGAGTTTGCTCAAATCATTCACGACGAGTCCCTTCGTATCGGAAGGTTAGTAAATGAATTTTTAGACCTTGCCAGAATGGAAGCAGGCTATATTCGGTTAGAAAAAGAGCCTATTGACGTAGAAGCTTTCGTAACAAAAATTAAGCGAAAGTTTCAGGTAGTGGCGAAAGAACAACAAATTGAATTGCAGGCCTATTCCCAGCATTTACCGAAACCGTTGATTGCAGATAGTGATCGCCTCGAGCAAGTTGTTACAAATTTAATCGATAATGCTATTAGACATACGTATAATAACGGCAAAGTTTATTTTCACATTGAAGGTACGGATAAAAATGTGATTATAGAAGTAGTTGACACTGGAGTAGGGATTCCAGAAGCAGATCTACCTTTTGTGTTTGAACGTTTTTATAAGACGGACAAAGCGCGTACGAGGGGAAATGCAGGTACAGGTCTTGGGCTTGCTATCGTAAAAAATTTAGTAGAGGCCCATCACGGTAAAGTGGCAGTCAGAAGTAAAATGAACGAAGGCACGACATTTACGGTAACATTACCTTACGAGACGGA